In the Ramlibacter tataouinensis TTB310 genome, one interval contains:
- a CDS encoding AMIN domain-containing protein, giving the protein MALPAWAELPIRSAALEQRDGGTRLILESTEEFHFTLFILRYPNRLVLEIEDVTRTGVLHALAGQIPASHPHLRLIRVRPAPGKPRAVHVELELKGEMVAAVRTFKPSGGRDHRLVLDLAAAESQPAGAAISPIPAPAPPPASPPLRPSPPRPAAAPVPPSAVAEDTLLLEVTLDDHVLADAITAYQEGRRVFLPLGELAGLLTLAIRTQPAQGTAEGFVLSEARSFRLNVPQRRLALGEEAQAIDPALVRVRGDDIYVESGLLARWLPVDLHLDMSRLRLRVRPRETLPLQSRLQRERAGARVGTRSGGWQDPGFPRLETPYGLAGTPFLDQTLGLGLRTGKGRTEYSASYTTYLTGDLLGLESSLFVSRTRERPSTEVRYALGRHDPDAGLLGPLQARSVFFGSGVGLPSVPHVALSTRVGEGRGLTLSNRPLNQPANFDRHTLEGDLPPGWDVELYYNDALVGFQRARPDGRYRFEDLLLSYGANEFRLVFHGPLGQQRVERRSFLLDQTSTPAGAVHYHLTQHRDDAGALRSVGQVDWGLSSNLTGSAGWVRLPDAIGSAATGSSVYGKLGLRGFWGDVIAGTDLLRGPAGGWLSDTAIKTRVGSVAVDYNHVQLQDFVSEVFPSAPDPLRTRDRLRLQSALPAPGNWPRLPVTLEVQRDRQASGSSSLLLGGRVSAYVRNTSLTHQLAWQESGSGTSSFLGALSLSHRLGDVGVAGQLGYTLRPAARLDTIAVSGDRRFGEGYLASVGVARAMASGETLYSASLNKIRGEYGHGLSATYSKAAGLTVGLQLFFAMGREPREGRWISDALPKADTGAASLRVFLDGNGNGVLDAGEELIANAGLIVNGSRQPARTNEAGVAWLDRLPTRVPLDIALDVQTLEDPFWQPLHKGVRIVARPGHVATIDLPVVQISEIEGTVYLQEGRARRGIGNVAIELVDAAGSVVSGVRSSSDGYYVLAGVLQGRYTLRLSPQQLRQLGLADPGGRPVTVGAQGKLLSGADFVLKGAPKR; this is encoded by the coding sequence GTGGCCCTCCCGGCATGGGCTGAGCTGCCGATCCGGTCGGCCGCGCTGGAACAGCGCGATGGCGGCACCCGGCTCATCCTGGAGTCGACCGAGGAATTCCACTTCACGCTGTTCATCCTGCGCTACCCGAACCGGCTGGTGCTGGAGATCGAGGACGTGACCCGCACCGGTGTACTGCATGCCCTGGCCGGCCAGATCCCCGCCAGCCATCCTCACCTGCGGTTGATTCGCGTCCGTCCCGCGCCCGGCAAGCCCCGCGCCGTGCATGTCGAGCTGGAGCTCAAGGGCGAGATGGTCGCGGCGGTGCGCACGTTCAAGCCCTCGGGCGGCCGCGACCACCGGCTGGTGCTGGACCTGGCGGCCGCCGAATCGCAGCCGGCCGGCGCCGCGATCTCGCCCATCCCCGCTCCTGCACCTCCACCTGCCAGCCCACCTCTGCGACCCTCGCCGCCTCGTCCTGCTGCTGCGCCCGTACCCCCCAGCGCGGTTGCCGAGGACACGCTGCTGCTGGAGGTCACGCTGGACGACCATGTGCTGGCCGACGCGATCACGGCGTACCAGGAGGGCCGCCGCGTCTTCCTGCCGCTGGGCGAGCTGGCCGGCCTGCTGACGCTGGCCATCCGCACCCAGCCGGCGCAGGGCACGGCCGAAGGCTTCGTGCTGAGCGAGGCGCGCAGCTTCCGGCTCAACGTCCCCCAGCGGCGGCTGGCGCTGGGCGAGGAGGCGCAGGCGATCGACCCGGCGCTGGTGCGCGTGCGCGGCGACGACATCTATGTGGAAAGCGGGCTGCTGGCGCGCTGGCTGCCGGTGGACCTCCACCTGGACATGTCGCGGCTGCGCCTGCGGGTGCGCCCGCGCGAGACCCTGCCGCTGCAGTCGCGCCTGCAGCGCGAGCGCGCAGGCGCGCGCGTGGGCACCCGCAGCGGCGGCTGGCAGGACCCCGGCTTCCCCCGGCTGGAAACGCCCTATGGACTGGCCGGCACCCCCTTCCTCGACCAGACGCTGGGGCTGGGCCTGCGCACCGGCAAGGGCCGGACCGAGTACAGCGCCAGCTACACCACCTACCTGACGGGTGACCTGCTGGGCCTGGAATCCTCGCTGTTCGTCAGCCGCACCCGCGAGCGCCCATCGACGGAGGTGCGCTATGCGCTGGGTCGGCATGACCCGGACGCCGGCCTGCTCGGGCCGCTGCAGGCCCGCTCCGTGTTCTTCGGCAGCGGCGTGGGCCTGCCCAGCGTCCCGCACGTCGCGCTGAGCACCCGCGTCGGCGAAGGACGCGGCCTGACCCTGAGCAACCGGCCCCTCAACCAGCCGGCCAACTTCGACCGCCATACGCTGGAAGGCGACCTCCCGCCCGGCTGGGACGTGGAGCTGTACTACAACGACGCGCTGGTCGGCTTCCAGCGGGCGCGGCCGGACGGCCGCTACCGGTTCGAGGATTTGCTGCTGAGTTACGGCGCCAACGAGTTCCGGCTGGTGTTCCACGGGCCCCTGGGGCAGCAGCGCGTGGAGCGGCGCAGCTTCCTGCTGGACCAGACCAGCACGCCGGCCGGCGCCGTGCACTACCACCTGACGCAGCACCGCGACGATGCGGGGGCGCTGCGCTCGGTAGGCCAGGTCGACTGGGGCCTGAGCAGCAACCTCACCGGCAGCGCCGGCTGGGTGCGGCTGCCGGATGCGATCGGGTCCGCCGCAACCGGCTCTTCGGTCTACGGCAAGCTGGGCCTGCGCGGATTCTGGGGCGATGTCATCGCGGGCACCGACCTGCTGCGGGGTCCGGCGGGCGGGTGGCTCAGCGACACCGCGATCAAGACACGCGTGGGCAGCGTCGCAGTGGACTACAACCATGTGCAGCTGCAGGACTTCGTGAGCGAGGTGTTCCCCAGCGCTCCCGATCCGCTGCGCACCCGCGACCGGTTGCGCCTGCAGTCGGCGCTGCCGGCCCCCGGGAACTGGCCGCGCCTGCCCGTGACGCTGGAGGTGCAGCGTGACCGGCAGGCGTCGGGCAGCAGCAGCCTGCTGCTGGGCGGCCGGGTATCGGCCTATGTGCGGAACACCTCCTTGACCCACCAGCTGGCCTGGCAGGAATCGGGCAGCGGCACCAGCTCCTTCCTGGGCGCCCTGAGCCTGAGCCACCGGCTGGGCGACGTGGGTGTGGCGGGCCAGCTGGGCTACACCCTGCGGCCCGCGGCCCGCCTGGACACGATCGCCGTGTCCGGGGACAGGCGTTTCGGCGAGGGCTACCTGGCCAGCGTCGGCGTGGCGCGCGCCATGGCCAGCGGCGAGACCCTCTATTCGGCGAGCCTCAACAAGATACGCGGGGAGTACGGCCACGGGCTGAGCGCCACCTATTCGAAGGCCGCGGGCCTGACCGTGGGCCTGCAGCTGTTCTTCGCCATGGGCCGGGAACCGCGCGAAGGCCGCTGGATCTCCGACGCCCTGCCCAAGGCCGACACCGGCGCCGCCTCCCTGCGGGTGTTCCTGGACGGCAACGGCAACGGCGTGCTGGACGCGGGTGAGGAGCTGATCGCCAACGCCGGGCTGATCGTCAACGGCAGCCGCCAGCCGGCACGCACCAACGAGGCGGGCGTGGCCTGGCTGGACCGGCTGCCCACCCGCGTGCCGCTGGACATCGCGCTCGACGTGCAGACGCTGGAGGACCCGTTCTGGCAGCCGCTGCACAAGGGGGTGCGCATCGTCGCGCGGCCGGGGCACGTGGCGACCATCGACCTGCCGGTGGTGCAGATCAGCGAGATCGAGGGCACCGTCTACCTGCAGGAAGGCCGCGCCCGGCGCGGCATAGGCAACGTGGCGATCGAGCTGGTCGATGCCGCCGGCAGCGTCGTCTCGGGCGTGCGCAGCAGTTCCGATGGTTACTACGTGCTGGCCGGCGTCCTGCAGGGCCGCTACACGCTGCGCCTGTCGCCCCAGCAGCTCAGGCAGCTCGGGCTGGCCGACCCCGGCGGCCGCCCAGTCACCGTCGGCGCCCAGGGCAAGCTCCTGAGCGGCGCCGATTTCGTGCTGAAGGGCGCGCCGAAGCGCTGA
- a CDS encoding sterol desaturase family protein, producing MQALGWSLIALASFVVMEGLAWLSHRYVMHGWGWGWHRSHHEPRQGWFERNDLYALVGLALSVGLFLIAGRLQWPALQAAAVGVTAYGLVYAFVHDGLVHQRWPFRYLPRNRYLRRLVQAHRLHHAMHTREGAVSFGFLVAPDPRRLAETLKARRARQRGEMEAGHVGPRD from the coding sequence ATGCAAGCACTGGGCTGGTCCCTCATCGCCTTGGCCAGCTTCGTGGTGATGGAAGGCCTCGCCTGGCTGTCGCACCGCTACGTGATGCACGGCTGGGGCTGGGGCTGGCACCGCAGCCACCATGAGCCGCGCCAGGGCTGGTTCGAGCGCAACGACCTGTACGCCTTGGTGGGCTTGGCTTTGTCGGTCGGGTTGTTCCTGATCGCCGGACGGCTCCAGTGGCCCGCGCTGCAGGCGGCGGCGGTGGGGGTCACCGCCTACGGGCTGGTGTACGCCTTCGTGCACGACGGGCTGGTGCACCAGCGCTGGCCGTTCCGCTACCTGCCCCGCAACCGCTACCTGCGCCGGCTGGTGCAGGCGCACCGGCTGCACCACGCGATGCACACGCGCGAGGGCGCCGTCTCGTTCGGCTTCCTGGTCGCGCCCGACCCGCGGCGCCTGGCCGAGACGCTCAAGGCGCGCCGGGCGCGCCAGCGCGGCGAAATGGAGGCAGGCCATGTCGGCCCTCGCGACTGA
- a CDS encoding fatty acid desaturase, whose translation MSALATDPVAPAQRRQAAVGLLLASLILSGWLALHLWGVFFFPLHGAWLWVAPLQVALQTWLSVGLFIVAHDAMHGSLAPGHARLNRAIGQLCVGAYAGFSYGRLHACHHRHHAAPGTPQDPDFHAERPQAFGPWFLRFFLSYFGWRELALLTLGVGAYLLAGARLPNLLLFWALPALLSALQLFIVGTWLPHRHRAGQDPARDFVDPHRARTLDLPWLASLLACFHFGLHHEHHRAPHVPWWRLPAERRAARPAR comes from the coding sequence ATGTCGGCCCTCGCGACTGATCCGGTGGCCCCGGCGCAGCGCCGCCAGGCTGCGGTGGGCCTGCTCCTGGCTTCGCTCATCCTGTCGGGCTGGCTGGCGCTGCACCTGTGGGGGGTGTTCTTCTTTCCGCTGCACGGCGCCTGGCTCTGGGTGGCGCCCCTGCAGGTCGCATTGCAGACCTGGCTGAGCGTCGGCCTGTTCATCGTGGCGCACGACGCCATGCACGGCTCCCTGGCGCCGGGGCATGCGCGGCTCAACCGCGCCATCGGGCAGCTGTGCGTGGGGGCGTATGCCGGTTTCTCCTACGGGCGGCTGCACGCCTGCCACCACCGGCACCATGCCGCCCCGGGCACGCCGCAGGACCCCGACTTCCATGCCGAGCGGCCGCAGGCCTTCGGCCCCTGGTTCCTGCGCTTCTTCCTGTCCTACTTCGGCTGGCGCGAGCTCGCCCTGCTGACACTGGGGGTGGGCGCGTACCTGCTGGCCGGCGCCCGGCTGCCGAACCTGCTGCTGTTCTGGGCGCTGCCGGCCCTGCTCAGCGCGCTGCAACTGTTCATCGTGGGCACCTGGCTGCCGCACCGGCACCGCGCCGGGCAGGATCCGGCGCGCGACTTCGTCGACCCGCACCGCGCGCGCACGCTCGACCTGCCCTGGCTGGCCTCGCTGCTGGCCTGCTTCCATTTCGGGCTGCACCATGAGCACCACCGGGCGCCGCATGTGCCCTGGTGGCGGCTGCCGGCCGAGCGCCGCGCCGCACGCCCGGCCCGCTGA
- a CDS encoding phytoene/squalene synthase family protein: MSDAALLEHATRTIEAGSQSFAAATRLFDSYTRESAVLLYAWCRHCDDVVDGQSLGHGQREGDREGGAQRLARLQQQTLDACGGRPGPEPVFQGLAEVVRRHGIEPAWPMEHLAGFAMDVQGAHYRTLPDTLLYCWRVAGVVGVMMARVMGSGRPETLDRACDLGLAFQLTNIARDVVEDAAIGRLYLPEDWLREEGIDGLDGVLHGPNREALARVAARLVGAADPYYASAVAGIGELPMRCAWSIATARGIYREIGRKVRAQGGHAWDQRVATSRMEKLWLVARGAGVALIAHGVALPPRPPGLFVRPL; the protein is encoded by the coding sequence GTGAGCGACGCCGCCCTGCTCGAGCACGCGACACGCACCATCGAGGCGGGCTCGCAGAGCTTCGCGGCCGCGACGCGCCTGTTCGACAGCTACACCCGCGAGAGCGCGGTGCTGCTGTACGCCTGGTGCCGGCACTGCGACGACGTGGTGGACGGCCAGTCGCTGGGCCATGGGCAGCGCGAGGGCGACCGCGAAGGCGGCGCCCAGCGCCTGGCCCGGCTGCAGCAGCAGACGCTGGATGCCTGCGGCGGCCGGCCCGGGCCCGAGCCGGTGTTCCAGGGGCTGGCCGAAGTGGTGCGCCGCCACGGCATCGAGCCGGCCTGGCCCATGGAGCACCTGGCCGGCTTCGCGATGGACGTGCAGGGCGCGCACTACCGCACGCTGCCCGACACGCTGCTGTACTGCTGGCGCGTGGCCGGCGTGGTGGGCGTGATGATGGCGCGGGTGATGGGGTCGGGCCGGCCCGAGACCCTGGACCGGGCCTGCGACCTGGGCCTGGCGTTCCAGCTCACCAACATCGCCCGCGACGTGGTGGAGGACGCCGCCATCGGCCGGCTCTACCTGCCCGAGGACTGGCTGCGCGAGGAAGGCATCGACGGCCTGGACGGCGTGCTGCACGGGCCCAACCGCGAGGCGCTGGCCCGGGTCGCCGCCCGCCTGGTGGGCGCGGCCGATCCTTATTACGCCTCGGCCGTGGCCGGCATCGGCGAGCTGCCGATGCGCTGCGCCTGGTCGATCGCCACGGCGCGCGGCATCTACCGCGAGATCGGGCGCAAGGTGCGGGCCCAGGGCGGGCACGCCTGGGACCAGCGGGTCGCGACCTCGCGCATGGAAAAGCTGTGGCTGGTCGCGCGGGGTGCGGGCGTGGCGCTGATCGCGCATGGCGTCGCGCTGCCGCCGCGGCCGCCGGGGCTGTTCGTGCGGCCGCTTTGA
- a CDS encoding phytoene desaturase has translation MNAPLRSAAVIGAGFGGLALAIRLQSAGVQTTLFEARDKPGGRAYVYQDQGFTFDAGPTVITDPSALEELFQLSGRRMADYVELLPVAPFYRLCWEDGSHFDYANDQAALDAQIAARNPADVEGYRRFLAYSRAVFAEGYLKLGTVPFLNFRSMVQAGPQLAKLSAWRSVYGMVSRFIRDEQLRQAFSFHSLLVGGNPFATSSIYALIHALEREWGVWFPRGGTGALVRGLVRLFEDLGGTLRLSAPVQRIEVEGGRARALRVDGQRLAFDQVASNADVVHTYERLLGHVPRGAQEAARLKGKRFSMSLFVIHFGLSRPQPQLAHHTVCFGPRYRELIQDIFHGSALADDFSLYLHAPCITDPSLAPPGCSSHYVLAPVPHLGNAALDWSVEGPRLRDRILAYLEQRYMPNLRRDLVTSRIFTPADFRDELGAHLGSAFSLEPVLTQSAWFRPHNRDDAIPNLYIVGAGTHPGAGVPGVVGSAKATAGLMLEGGQ, from the coding sequence ATGAACGCCCCGCTGCGCAGCGCCGCCGTCATCGGCGCCGGCTTCGGCGGCCTGGCGCTGGCCATCCGGCTGCAATCGGCCGGCGTGCAGACCACGCTGTTCGAGGCGCGCGACAAGCCGGGCGGCCGGGCCTACGTGTACCAGGACCAGGGCTTCACCTTCGACGCCGGACCCACGGTGATCACCGACCCGTCGGCGCTGGAGGAGCTGTTCCAGCTGTCCGGCCGCAGGATGGCCGACTACGTGGAGCTGCTGCCGGTGGCGCCGTTCTACCGCCTGTGCTGGGAGGACGGCTCGCACTTCGACTACGCCAACGACCAGGCGGCGCTGGACGCGCAGATCGCCGCCCGCAACCCGGCCGACGTCGAGGGCTACCGCCGCTTCCTGGCCTACTCGCGGGCGGTGTTCGCCGAGGGCTACCTCAAGCTGGGCACGGTGCCCTTCCTCAACTTCCGCAGCATGGTGCAGGCCGGCCCGCAGCTGGCCAAGCTGTCGGCCTGGCGCAGCGTCTACGGCATGGTCTCGCGCTTCATCCGCGACGAGCAGCTGCGCCAGGCGTTCTCGTTCCACTCGCTGCTGGTGGGCGGCAACCCGTTCGCCACCTCGTCCATCTACGCCCTGATCCATGCGCTGGAGCGCGAGTGGGGCGTGTGGTTCCCGCGCGGCGGCACCGGCGCGCTGGTGCGCGGCCTGGTGCGGCTGTTCGAGGACCTGGGCGGCACCCTGCGGCTGTCCGCGCCGGTGCAGCGCATCGAGGTGGAGGGCGGCCGGGCCCGCGCGCTGCGGGTGGACGGCCAGCGGCTCGCCTTCGACCAGGTGGCCTCGAACGCCGACGTGGTCCACACCTACGAGCGCCTGCTGGGCCACGTGCCGCGCGGCGCGCAGGAGGCGGCGCGGCTGAAGGGCAAGCGCTTCTCCATGTCGCTGTTCGTCATCCACTTCGGCCTGTCCCGGCCGCAGCCGCAGCTGGCGCACCACACCGTGTGCTTCGGCCCGCGCTACCGCGAGCTGATCCAGGACATCTTCCACGGCAGCGCGCTGGCCGACGACTTCTCGCTCTACCTGCATGCCCCCTGCATCACCGACCCGTCGCTGGCGCCGCCGGGCTGCTCCAGCCACTACGTGCTGGCGCCCGTGCCGCACCTGGGCAATGCCGCGCTGGACTGGTCGGTGGAGGGGCCGCGGCTGCGGGATCGCATCCTGGCCTACCTGGAGCAGCGCTACATGCCCAACCTGCGGCGCGACCTGGTGACCAGCCGCATCTTCACGCCGGCCGATTTCCGCGACGAGCTCGGCGCCCACCTGGGCTCGGCCTTCTCGCTGGAGCCGGTGCTGACGCAGAGCGCCTGGTTCCGCCCGCACAACCGCGACGACGCCATCCCCAACCTCTACATCGTCGGTGCCGGCACGCATCCCGGCGCCGGCGTGCCGGGCGTGGTGGGATCGGCCAAGGCCACGGCCGGCCTGATGCTGGAGGGTGGCCAGTGA
- the crtY gene encoding lycopene beta-cyclase CrtY, producing the protein MHRHSDGAHDADLVLAGGGLANGLIAWWLRHRRPELRVLLLEAGPALGGNHTWSFHPTDLAPDQQRMLDPLVGWRWDRHEVRFPGLARQLSGGYASIASERFDAVLRGALGDAVRLDTAVAEVGPGHVRLSDGSWLRAGAVIDGRGLPPDAPLELGFQKFLGQVLRLQAPHGLAGPILMDATVPQHDGYRFVYTLPLDERTVLVEDTFYADGDAVDEAALRRNLAAYAQAQGWRPAGVLREERGVLPITLDGDPQALWSRAGGVPRSGLAAGLFHPTTGYSLPEAVRLAERVAGLPDLSAGALFQAVRAHAMERWRDQAFFRLLNRMLFRAAAPAQRWRVMQRFYGLPEPLIARFYGSRLTAWDRLRIVSGKPPVPLAAAVRAALGRPAGGRAQEVIQ; encoded by the coding sequence ATGCACCGGCACTCCGACGGCGCGCACGACGCCGACCTGGTCCTGGCGGGCGGCGGGCTGGCCAACGGCCTGATCGCCTGGTGGCTGCGCCACCGCCGGCCCGAGCTTCGCGTGCTGCTGCTGGAAGCCGGGCCGGCCCTGGGCGGCAACCACACCTGGTCGTTCCATCCCACCGACCTGGCGCCGGACCAGCAGCGGATGCTGGATCCGCTGGTCGGCTGGCGCTGGGACCGGCATGAGGTGCGTTTTCCCGGCCTGGCGCGCCAGCTCTCGGGCGGCTATGCGTCCATCGCTTCCGAGCGCTTCGATGCGGTGCTGCGGGGGGCACTGGGCGACGCGGTGCGGCTGGACACGGCGGTGGCCGAAGTCGGCCCCGGGCACGTGCGGCTGTCCGACGGCAGCTGGCTGCGGGCGGGCGCGGTGATCGACGGCCGCGGCCTGCCGCCCGATGCGCCGCTGGAGCTGGGCTTCCAGAAGTTCCTGGGGCAGGTGCTGCGGCTGCAAGCGCCGCACGGCCTGGCCGGCCCCATCCTGATGGACGCCACCGTGCCGCAGCACGACGGCTACCGTTTCGTCTACACCCTGCCGCTGGACGAGCGCACGGTGCTGGTGGAGGACACCTTCTACGCCGACGGCGACGCCGTGGACGAGGCGGCGCTGCGCCGCAACCTCGCCGCCTACGCGCAGGCGCAGGGCTGGCGTCCCGCGGGCGTGCTGCGCGAGGAGCGCGGCGTGCTGCCCATCACGCTGGACGGCGATCCGCAGGCCCTGTGGTCCCGGGCCGGCGGCGTGCCGCGCTCGGGCCTGGCCGCCGGCCTGTTCCACCCCACCACCGGCTACTCGCTGCCGGAGGCCGTGCGGCTGGCCGAGCGCGTGGCCGGGCTGCCCGACCTGTCGGCCGGCGCGCTGTTCCAGGCCGTGCGGGCCCATGCGATGGAGCGCTGGCGCGACCAGGCCTTCTTCCGGCTGCTCAATCGCATGCTGTTCCGCGCCGCGGCGCCGGCGCAGCGCTGGCGCGTGATGCAGCGCTTCTATGGGCTGCCCGAGCCGCTGATCGCCCGCTTCTACGGCTCGCGCCTGACCGCCTGGGACCGGCTGCGCATCGTCAGCGGCAAGCCGCCGGTGCCGCTGGCCGCGGCCGTGCGCGCCGCCCTGGGACGCCCGGCGGGCGGCCGCGCCCAGGAGGTCATCCAATGA
- a CDS encoding glycosyltransferase, translating into MRHFAVLAPPFLSHVRALEALCGELLARGHRVSWLHQGEARALLQDPRIRFRALGRQTHPPGSLQRVIERAARPGGPLGLARVIADVAAATDMLCSEAPAALRDLGVDAVIADEMEAAGGLVAEAMGLPFVSVACALPVNREARLPLPVMPWGWARDLAGERLNEGSARVYDWLMRPHARVIARHARGFGLRPRETLAECLSPLAQISQTTASFDFPREAAPPQLHHVGPLRAPTRRPQRLSFPPQRQPKADVPFVFASLGTLQGGRFGLFRRIAQACRDEGVQLLLAHCDRLGMRQAQALERSGATWVTGFAPQQAALERADVVVTHAGLNTVMDALAAGTPMLALPVAFDQPGVAARVVHAGAGCKLLPLLASRSALRESLRQLLDDPGYAARARALGADVRAAGGVTRAADIVEQASRTGRPVLRSGEPARSGTPVPAPTLMPQRA; encoded by the coding sequence GTGCGCCACTTCGCCGTCCTCGCCCCACCCTTCCTCAGCCATGTCCGCGCCCTGGAGGCGCTCTGCGGCGAGCTGCTGGCCCGCGGCCACCGCGTGAGCTGGCTGCACCAGGGCGAGGCGCGGGCGCTGCTGCAGGACCCGCGCATCCGCTTCCGCGCGCTGGGCCGGCAGACGCACCCGCCCGGCAGCCTGCAGCGGGTGATCGAACGCGCCGCGCGGCCCGGCGGACCGCTGGGCCTGGCCCGGGTGATCGCCGACGTGGCCGCCGCCACCGACATGCTCTGCAGCGAAGCCCCTGCCGCCCTGCGCGACCTGGGCGTGGACGCCGTCATCGCCGACGAGATGGAAGCGGCCGGCGGCCTGGTGGCCGAAGCGATGGGCCTGCCCTTCGTCTCGGTGGCCTGCGCGCTGCCGGTCAACCGCGAGGCGCGCCTGCCGCTGCCGGTGATGCCCTGGGGCTGGGCGCGCGACCTGGCGGGCGAGCGGCTGAACGAAGGCAGCGCGCGCGTGTACGACTGGCTGATGCGGCCGCATGCGCGCGTGATCGCCCGCCATGCACGCGGGTTCGGGCTGCGCCCGCGCGAGACGCTGGCCGAGTGCCTGTCGCCGTTGGCGCAGATCAGCCAGACCACCGCCTCGTTCGACTTCCCGCGGGAGGCCGCGCCGCCGCAGTTGCATCACGTAGGTCCGTTGCGAGCACCGACGCGGCGGCCGCAACGCCTGAGCTTCCCGCCGCAGCGCCAGCCGAAAGCCGATGTGCCCTTCGTCTTCGCCTCCCTGGGCACGCTGCAGGGCGGCCGCTTCGGCCTGTTCCGCCGGATCGCCCAGGCCTGCCGCGACGAAGGCGTTCAACTGCTGCTGGCCCACTGCGACCGGCTGGGCATGCGCCAGGCCCAGGCCCTGGAGCGCAGCGGCGCGACCTGGGTCACCGGCTTCGCGCCGCAGCAGGCGGCGCTGGAGCGGGCCGACGTGGTGGTCACCCATGCCGGGCTCAACACCGTGATGGATGCGCTGGCCGCCGGCACCCCGATGCTGGCCCTGCCCGTCGCCTTCGACCAGCCGGGCGTGGCCGCCCGCGTGGTGCACGCCGGCGCCGGCTGCAAGCTGCTGCCGCTGCTGGCCAGCCGCTCGGCCCTGCGCGAGTCGCTGCGCCAGCTGCTGGACGACCCCGGCTACGCGGCGCGCGCCCGCGCCCTCGGCGCGGACGTGCGCGCGGCCGGCGGCGTCACCCGGGCGGCCGACATCGTCGAGCAGGCCTCGAGGACCGGGCGGCCGGTGCTCCGGTCGGGCGAACCGGCCCGCTCGGGCACGCCCGTCCCGGCGCCGACGCTCATGCCGCAGCGGGCCTGA
- a CDS encoding polyprenyl synthetase family protein yields the protein MSSSAVPTVTLQTLLAWRASVDARLAQLLPPGADGLGAAMRDAALAPGKRLRPLLMLAAGRALAGRGEAVLDLACAVEMVHAASLVLDDMPCMDDARLRRGRPAVHVRHGQDVAMLAAVALLTQAYGAVAAAPGLDGAVRAQLVGVLCDAVGARGLVRGQYRDLREGAAARSLQDIAETNEQKTGVLFAAALEMAALAAGAPDAVAALRAAAGEIGQAFQLRDDLEDGAAGTAVPLKDRHKDVGKSTMVALLGRPAVQQRMDAHLRRAEGLLRSGLRGDETLCVLLRQAFGSAPPAVSAKTPAPRRRAPAPDLVAAAVAAGAGGAEGHASAS from the coding sequence ATGTCCAGCTCCGCCGTACCGACCGTGACCCTGCAGACCTTGCTGGCTTGGCGCGCCAGCGTGGACGCGCGGCTGGCGCAGCTGCTGCCGCCCGGCGCGGACGGCCTCGGCGCCGCCATGCGCGATGCCGCCCTGGCGCCGGGGAAACGCCTGCGCCCCCTGCTCATGCTGGCGGCGGGCCGGGCCCTGGCCGGCCGGGGTGAGGCGGTGCTCGACCTGGCCTGTGCGGTGGAAATGGTGCACGCGGCCTCCCTGGTGCTGGACGACATGCCTTGCATGGACGATGCCCGGCTGCGCCGCGGCCGGCCTGCGGTGCACGTGCGGCATGGCCAGGACGTCGCGATGCTGGCTGCGGTAGCGCTGTTGACCCAGGCGTATGGCGCCGTGGCAGCCGCGCCTGGGCTGGACGGCGCGGTGCGGGCGCAGCTGGTCGGTGTGCTGTGCGACGCCGTCGGCGCGCGCGGCCTGGTGCGCGGCCAGTACCGCGACCTGCGCGAAGGCGCCGCCGCGCGCAGCCTGCAGGACATCGCCGAAACCAACGAGCAGAAGACCGGCGTGCTGTTCGCCGCCGCGCTCGAGATGGCGGCGCTGGCGGCCGGCGCGCCGGATGCGGTGGCTGCGCTGCGCGCCGCGGCCGGCGAGATCGGCCAGGCGTTCCAGCTGCGCGACGACCTGGAGGACGGCGCAGCCGGCACGGCCGTGCCGCTCAAGGACCGGCACAAGGACGTGGGCAAGAGCACCATGGTGGCGCTGCTCGGGCGCCCGGCGGTGCAGCAGCGGATGGACGCTCATCTGCGGCGGGCCGAGGGCCTGCTGCGCAGCGGCCTGCGCGGCGACGAGACCCTGTGCGTGCTGCTGCGCCAGGCCTTCGGCAGCGCGCCGCCTGCCGTGTCCGCCAAGACGCCCGCACCGCGGCGACGCGCGCCCGCACCCGACCTTGTCGCCGCAGCGGTGGCGGCAGGCGCGGGCGGGGCCGAGGGACATGCCTCCGCTTCCTAG